In Streptomyces sp. NBC_00569, a single genomic region encodes these proteins:
- a CDS encoding CTP synthase, which translates to MTPKSTTTKHIFVTGGVASSLGKGLTASSLGALLKARGLRVTMQKLDPYLNVDPGTMNPFQHGEVFVTNDGAETDLDIGHYERFLDVDLDGTANVTTGQVYSQVIAKERRGEYLGDTVQVIPHITNEIKHRIRRMATDDVDVVITEVGGTVGDIESLPFLETVRQVRHEVGRDNVFVVHISLLPYIGPSGELKTKPTQHSVAALRNIGIQPDAIVLRADREVPTAIKRKISLMCDVDEAAVVAAIDAPSIYDIPKVLHTEGLDAYVVRKLDLPFRDVDWTTWDDLLDRVHNPDHEIVMALVGKYIDLPDAYLSVTEALRAGGFANKARVKIKWVASDDCKTAAGAKKQLADVDAICIPGGFGDRGVSGKVGAIQFARENKIPLLGLCLGLQCIVIEAARNLADIPDANSTEFDAATAHPVISTMAEQLDIVAGEGDMGGTMRLGMYPAKLAEGSIAREVYDGKEYVEERHRHRYEVNNSYRAELEKKAGLQFSGTSPDGKLVEYVEYPREVHPYLVATQAHPELRSRPTRPHPLFAGLVKAAVERKTGAAVNGKKAK; encoded by the coding sequence ATGACGCCCAAATCCACGACGACCAAGCACATCTTCGTCACCGGGGGTGTCGCCTCCTCCCTCGGCAAGGGCCTGACGGCATCCAGCCTGGGTGCGCTCCTCAAGGCGCGTGGTCTGCGGGTCACGATGCAGAAGCTCGACCCGTACCTGAACGTCGACCCCGGCACGATGAACCCGTTCCAGCACGGTGAGGTGTTCGTCACCAACGACGGCGCCGAGACCGACCTGGACATCGGCCACTACGAGCGCTTCCTCGACGTGGATCTGGACGGCACGGCCAACGTCACCACCGGCCAGGTCTACTCCCAGGTGATCGCCAAGGAGCGGCGCGGCGAGTACCTCGGCGACACCGTCCAGGTCATCCCGCACATCACGAACGAGATCAAGCACCGCATCCGCCGCATGGCCACGGACGACGTCGACGTCGTCATCACCGAGGTCGGCGGCACGGTCGGTGACATCGAGTCCCTGCCGTTCCTGGAGACCGTCCGCCAGGTCCGTCACGAGGTCGGCCGCGACAACGTCTTCGTCGTGCACATCTCGCTGCTGCCCTACATCGGCCCCTCCGGCGAGCTGAAGACCAAGCCGACCCAGCACTCGGTCGCCGCCCTGCGCAACATCGGTATCCAGCCGGACGCGATCGTCCTGCGCGCCGACCGCGAGGTGCCCACCGCGATCAAGCGCAAGATCTCCCTGATGTGCGACGTCGACGAGGCGGCCGTCGTCGCTGCCATCGACGCCCCGTCGATCTACGACATCCCGAAGGTCCTGCACACCGAGGGCCTGGACGCCTACGTGGTCCGCAAGCTGGACCTGCCGTTCCGCGACGTGGACTGGACGACCTGGGACGACCTGCTCGACCGCGTCCACAACCCCGACCACGAGATCGTCATGGCGCTCGTCGGCAAGTACATCGACCTGCCCGACGCCTATCTGTCGGTGACCGAGGCGCTGCGCGCCGGCGGCTTCGCCAACAAGGCCCGCGTCAAGATCAAGTGGGTCGCGTCCGACGACTGCAAGACCGCGGCCGGCGCCAAGAAGCAGCTCGCCGACGTGGACGCGATCTGCATCCCCGGCGGCTTCGGCGACCGCGGCGTGTCCGGCAAGGTCGGCGCGATCCAGTTCGCCCGCGAGAACAAGATCCCGCTGCTCGGCCTCTGCCTCGGCCTGCAGTGCATCGTGATCGAGGCCGCGCGGAACCTGGCCGACATCCCCGACGCGAACTCCACCGAGTTCGACGCCGCCACCGCGCACCCGGTCATCTCCACGATGGCCGAGCAGCTCGACATCGTCGCCGGTGAGGGCGACATGGGCGGCACCATGCGTCTGGGCATGTACCCGGCGAAGCTCGCCGAGGGCTCCATCGCGCGCGAGGTGTACGACGGCAAGGAGTACGTCGAGGAGCGCCACCGTCACCGCTACGAGGTGAACAACTCCTACCGCGCCGAGCTGGAGAAGAAGGCCGGTCTGCAGTTCTCCGGCACGTCGCCGGACGGCAAGCTCGTGGAGTACGTGGAGTACCCGCGCGAGGTGCACCCTTACCTGGTCGCGACCCAGGCGCACCCCGAGCTCCGCTCCCGCCCGACCCGCCCGCACCCGCTCTTCGCGGGCCTGGTGAAGGCGGCCGTCGAGCGCAAGACCGGCGCCGCGGTGAACGGCAAGAAGGCCAAGTAA
- a CDS encoding NUDIX hydrolase gives MTTIKDTAEEWEVRATETPFVGNKTSVRTDDVVMPGGSVVRRDYQVHPGSVAVLALDDQGRVLILRQYRHPVRHKLWEIPAGLLDIPGENPLHAAQRELYEEAHVKAEDWRVLTDVYTTPGGCSEAVRIFLARDLSEAEGERFEVEDEEADMELARVPLEELVRGVLAGDLHNNCLVVGALALTAVQAGGGVESLRPAEAPWPARPFEA, from the coding sequence ATGACGACGATCAAGGACACCGCCGAGGAGTGGGAGGTCCGGGCGACCGAGACCCCCTTCGTCGGGAACAAGACCTCTGTGCGCACCGACGACGTGGTCATGCCCGGCGGCTCGGTCGTCCGCCGCGACTACCAGGTCCACCCCGGCTCCGTCGCCGTACTCGCCCTCGACGACCAGGGCCGCGTCCTGATCCTCAGGCAGTACCGCCACCCCGTGCGGCACAAGCTCTGGGAGATCCCGGCCGGACTCCTCGACATCCCCGGCGAGAACCCGCTGCACGCGGCCCAGCGTGAGCTCTACGAGGAGGCGCACGTCAAGGCGGAGGACTGGCGCGTCCTCACCGACGTCTACACGACGCCCGGCGGCTGTTCCGAGGCCGTCCGCATCTTCCTGGCCCGCGACCTGTCCGAGGCGGAGGGCGAGCGCTTCGAGGTGGAGGACGAGGAGGCCGACATGGAGCTGGCCCGCGTCCCCCTGGAGGAGCTCGTACGCGGTGTGCTGGCCGGTGATCTGCACAACAACTGCCTGGTGGTGGGAGCGCTTGCGCTGACCGCGGTGCAGGCCGGTGGCGGCGTGGAGTCGCTACGGCCGGCCGAGGCGCCCTGGCCCGCCCGGCCGTTCGAGGCATAG
- a CDS encoding tetratricopeptide repeat protein, with translation MTDQAVEPKDGLKNSQFLGRSRELKELRADIERAGLDTIAGRKAPRARVLLIAGRPGSGRTALAEELLGQVAAGYPDGILRTRLTAPDGTRVPTERTARELLDALDLSAPPGESEDDLTERLREGLSVRRVVLFLDDAADAEQVDPLLPETPDCLVVAVSEGPLTGISDVRPCTLGGLDTKSALELLGRHTGSVRITVDPRSAESLVEECGSQPSALMLAGGWLAVRPKEAVADLAKQLHAQADEGSALARVFQLAYASLPVPAARILRYLSLAPEGHVDPHTASALAGCSVSAAQTTLDDFTVLGLVGRIDSELPQYEVPGCLMPLLRGLTETHDRPGEVQLARARMLERTVRLLQSCRAITEPDGSPARKKLAGLPRALRFPSPAAGAEWLRVRRPALLAAARLAVADGELDTLARRLMAALARALAAHVGTEAAAPDLYGIHRLVLDVAERRNLPREKAAALLNLADLDARTGRTQEALTRYRAALDAGREARDPYATGRAMESVGGTYQELGDWYRAADWYGRALAQRLTRGERADAARLHGRIGTVNTYAGRYGDALRSWRSAAAGYRKEGDVAAQARALSEMARVQEYAGRPEESLHTCQEAVEWARQAKDVRLQAALQLRLADTLDRLGDPAAAKLHRGAAERMLGEELPIEGMTPEQGADAYEIRSASEED, from the coding sequence GTGACGGATCAGGCGGTCGAACCGAAGGACGGACTGAAGAACAGTCAGTTCCTGGGCCGCAGCCGTGAGTTGAAGGAACTGCGCGCGGACATCGAGCGCGCGGGACTCGACACTATCGCCGGGCGCAAAGCGCCACGCGCGCGCGTCCTGCTCATCGCGGGCCGCCCGGGATCCGGTCGCACCGCGCTCGCAGAGGAACTCCTGGGCCAGGTCGCCGCCGGCTACCCGGACGGCATCCTGCGGACCCGCCTCACCGCCCCGGACGGCACCCGCGTCCCCACCGAACGCACCGCACGCGAACTCCTCGACGCCCTCGATCTGTCGGCGCCTCCCGGCGAGAGTGAGGACGACCTCACCGAGCGGCTGCGCGAAGGGCTCTCCGTCCGCAGGGTCGTGCTGTTCCTCGACGACGCGGCGGACGCCGAACAGGTCGACCCGCTCCTCCCCGAAACCCCCGACTGCCTGGTCGTCGCCGTGTCCGAGGGGCCGCTGACCGGAATCTCCGACGTGCGGCCCTGCACACTCGGCGGCCTCGACACAAAATCAGCCCTCGAGCTGCTCGGCCGGCACACCGGATCGGTCCGCATCACCGTCGATCCGCGCTCCGCGGAGTCCCTCGTCGAGGAGTGCGGATCGCAGCCCTCGGCGCTGATGCTGGCCGGCGGCTGGCTCGCCGTACGCCCCAAGGAGGCCGTGGCTGACCTGGCCAAGCAGCTCCACGCCCAGGCCGACGAGGGGTCCGCGCTCGCCCGCGTCTTCCAGCTCGCCTACGCGTCCCTGCCGGTGCCCGCCGCCCGGATACTGCGCTATCTGTCCCTCGCTCCCGAGGGCCATGTCGACCCGCACACCGCGTCCGCGCTGGCCGGCTGTTCCGTCTCCGCCGCGCAGACCACCCTCGACGACTTCACGGTGCTCGGCCTCGTCGGGCGGATCGACTCCGAACTGCCGCAGTACGAGGTGCCCGGCTGCCTGATGCCGCTCCTGCGGGGCCTGACCGAGACCCACGACCGGCCGGGCGAGGTGCAGCTCGCCCGCGCCCGCATGCTGGAGCGCACGGTGCGGCTGCTCCAGTCCTGCCGCGCGATCACCGAACCGGACGGCTCGCCCGCCCGCAAGAAGCTCGCGGGGCTGCCCCGGGCCCTGCGTTTCCCGAGCCCCGCGGCGGGCGCCGAGTGGCTGCGGGTCCGGCGGCCCGCGCTCCTGGCCGCGGCCCGCCTCGCCGTCGCCGACGGGGAGCTCGACACCCTGGCCAGGCGCCTGATGGCGGCCCTGGCGCGGGCCCTGGCCGCGCACGTCGGCACCGAGGCCGCCGCCCCCGACCTCTACGGCATCCACCGCCTCGTCCTCGATGTCGCCGAGCGCAGGAACCTGCCCCGCGAGAAGGCCGCGGCCCTCCTCAACCTCGCCGACCTCGACGCGCGGACCGGCCGTACCCAGGAGGCGCTCACCCGCTACCGGGCCGCTCTGGACGCCGGGCGCGAAGCCAGGGACCCGTACGCGACCGGCCGCGCGATGGAATCCGTAGGCGGCACGTACCAGGAGCTGGGGGACTGGTACCGGGCCGCCGACTGGTACGGGCGCGCCCTCGCCCAGCGGCTCACCCGCGGCGAGCGCGCCGACGCCGCGCGGCTGCACGGCCGCATCGGCACGGTGAACACCTACGCGGGCCGCTACGGCGACGCGCTGCGCAGCTGGCGCTCGGCCGCCGCCGGATACCGCAAGGAGGGCGATGTCGCGGCGCAGGCGCGGGCGTTGAGCGAGATGGCGCGTGTCCAGGAGTACGCGGGCCGGCCCGAGGAGTCGCTGCACACCTGCCAGGAAGCGGTCGAGTGGGCGCGCCAGGCCAAGGACGTGCGGCTGCAGGCCGCGCTGCAGCTCCGCCTGGCCGACACGCTCGACCGGCTCGGCGACCCCGCGGCGGCGAAGCTGCACCGCGGTGCGGCCGAGCGCATGCTGGGAGAGGAGCTACCGATCGAAGGAATGACTCCAGAACAGGGTGCTGATGCCTACGAAATCCGTAGTGCATCCGAAGAAGATTGA
- the ald gene encoding alanine dehydrogenase codes for MKVGIPREVKNNEFRVAITPAGVHELVRNGHQVFVEQNAGVGSSITDDEYVSAGAQILGTADEVWATADLLLKVKEPIAEEYHRLRKDQTLFTYLHLAASKECTDALLESGTTAIAYETVETANRALPLLAPMSEVAGRLAPQVGAYHLMAANGGRGVLPGGVPGVLAARAVVIGGGVSGWNAAQIAIGMGFHVTLLDRDINKLKEADKIFGTKIQTVVSNAFELEKACLEADLVIGAVLIPGAKAPKLVTNELVSRMKPGSVLVDIAIDQGGCFEDSHPTTHAEPTFPVHNSVFYCVANMPGAVPNTSTYALTNATLPYIVELANRGWAEALRRDPALALGLNTHDGKVVYREVAESHGLEYTELESLLG; via the coding sequence ATGAAGGTCGGCATCCCCCGCGAGGTCAAGAACAACGAGTTCCGGGTGGCCATCACCCCCGCCGGTGTGCACGAGCTCGTGCGCAACGGCCACCAGGTCTTCGTCGAGCAGAACGCCGGTGTCGGCTCCTCGATCACGGACGACGAGTACGTCTCGGCCGGTGCGCAGATCCTCGGCACCGCCGACGAGGTCTGGGCCACCGCCGACCTGCTCCTGAAGGTCAAGGAGCCGATCGCGGAGGAGTACCACCGCCTCCGCAAGGACCAGACGCTCTTCACCTACCTGCACCTCGCCGCCTCCAAGGAGTGCACGGACGCGCTCCTGGAGTCCGGGACCACCGCCATCGCCTACGAGACGGTCGAGACCGCGAACCGCGCTCTCCCGCTGCTCGCCCCGATGTCCGAGGTCGCGGGCCGCCTGGCCCCGCAGGTCGGCGCCTACCACCTGATGGCCGCCAACGGCGGCCGCGGTGTCCTGCCGGGCGGTGTCCCGGGCGTGCTCGCCGCCAGGGCCGTCGTCATCGGCGGCGGCGTCTCCGGCTGGAACGCCGCGCAGATCGCCATCGGCATGGGCTTCCACGTGACCCTGCTCGACCGCGACATCAACAAGCTCAAGGAAGCCGACAAGATCTTCGGTACGAAGATCCAGACCGTCGTCTCCAACGCCTTCGAGCTCGAGAAGGCGTGCCTCGAGGCCGACCTCGTCATCGGTGCCGTCCTCATCCCGGGCGCCAAGGCCCCGAAGCTGGTCACCAACGAGCTCGTCTCCCGCATGAAGCCGGGAAGTGTCCTTGTCGACATCGCGATCGACCAGGGTGGCTGCTTCGAGGACTCGCACCCGACGACGCACGCCGAGCCGACCTTCCCGGTCCACAACTCGGTCTTCTACTGCGTCGCCAACATGCCCGGCGCCGTGCCCAACACGTCGACGTACGCGCTGACGAACGCCACGCTGCCGTACATCGTCGAGCTCGCGAACCGCGGCTGGGCCGAGGCGCTGCGCCGCGACCCGGCGCTCGCCCTGGGCCTCAACACCCATGACGGCAAGGTCGTTTACCGCGAGGTCGCCGAGTCCCACGGCCTCGAGTACACCGAGCTGGAGTCCCTGCTCGGCTGA
- a CDS encoding ParA family protein, whose translation MNESTFTPGGGQPGTVAREQGPAGLEAVGSVAVRTFAARQSSPLQTQTAPQSMDGHHVNAMAGDRSGERSHFADYDELPEGHFYDPDAEYEPDPEYAATLAPDAARQRRERVGPTGRPLPYFPIPGPLTDHGPAKIIAMCNQKGGVGKTTSTINLGAALAEYGRRVLLVDFDPQGALSVGLGVNPMELDLTVYNLLMERGMAADEVLLKTAVPNMDLLPSNIDLSAAEVQLVSEVARESTLQRALKPLMADYDYIVIDCQPSLGLLTVNALTAAHKVIVPLECEFFALRGVALLTETIEKVQERLNPDLELDGILATMYDSRTVHSREVLARVVEAFDDHVYHTVIGRTVRFPETTVAGEPITTYASNSVGAAAYRQLAREVLARCHAE comes from the coding sequence GTGAATGAGTCGACATTTACTCCCGGGGGTGGTCAACCAGGAACGGTTGCGAGGGAGCAAGGTCCCGCGGGGCTCGAGGCTGTCGGCTCCGTCGCGGTCCGTACCTTTGCCGCCCGTCAGAGCAGCCCCCTGCAGACGCAGACAGCACCCCAGAGCATGGATGGCCATCACGTGAACGCCATGGCCGGCGACCGAAGTGGCGAACGCTCCCACTTCGCCGACTACGACGAACTGCCCGAGGGGCACTTCTACGACCCCGACGCCGAGTACGAGCCGGACCCCGAGTACGCGGCCACGCTCGCGCCCGACGCTGCCCGTCAGCGCCGCGAGCGCGTCGGCCCGACCGGGCGTCCGCTCCCGTACTTCCCGATCCCAGGCCCGCTGACCGACCACGGCCCCGCGAAGATCATCGCGATGTGCAACCAGAAGGGCGGCGTCGGCAAGACCACGTCGACCATCAACCTGGGTGCCGCGCTCGCGGAGTACGGACGCCGGGTCCTGCTCGTCGACTTCGACCCGCAGGGCGCGCTCTCGGTCGGTCTCGGCGTGAACCCGATGGAACTCGACCTGACGGTCTACAACCTGCTCATGGAGCGGGGCATGGCCGCGGACGAGGTCCTCCTGAAGACCGCGGTCCCGAACATGGACCTGCTGCCGAGCAACATCGACCTGTCCGCCGCCGAGGTGCAGTTGGTGAGCGAGGTCGCGCGCGAGTCCACGCTCCAGCGGGCGTTGAAGCCGCTGATGGCCGACTACGACTACATCGTGATCGACTGTCAGCCCTCGCTCGGCCTGCTCACCGTGAACGCCCTGACGGCGGCTCACAAGGTGATCGTGCCCCTCGAGTGCGAGTTCTTCGCGCTGCGCGGTGTCGCGCTCCTCACGGAGACGATCGAGAAGGTCCAGGAGCGGCTCAACCCCGACCTGGAGCTCGACGGGATCCTCGCCACGATGTACGACTCCCGCACGGTGCACAGCCGTGAGGTGCTCGCGCGCGTGGTCGAGGCGTTCGACGATCACGTCTACCACACCGTGATCGGCCGGACCGTGCGCTTCCCGGAGACCACGGTCGCCGGTGAGCCGATCACGACGTACGCCTCCAACTCGGTCGGCGCGGCCGCCTATCGCCAGCTCGCCAGGGAGGTGCTCGCCCGGTGTCACGCCGAGTGA
- a CDS encoding segregation and condensation protein A, whose amino-acid sequence MPANDDDSSTPGRGARRRALGRGPGATSLPAPGPGEVPEPALGPEPALGPEPEAVLEPELVPGSKTVLESDLVPEPEPEPEPEPEPGLPAEFVAESDPGPQEKAAGSDPESEPEQPVPDDGRFKVRLANFEGPFDLLLQLISRHKLDVTEVALSKVTDEFMVHIRAMGPEWDLDQTTEFLVVAATLLDLKAARLLPTAEVEDEADLALLEARDLLFARLLQYRAYKKIADIFSERLDEEARRYPRTVGLEPHHAELLPEVVISIGAEGFARLAVKAMQPRPKPQVYVDHIHAPLVSVREQAGLVVARLRELGEASFRVLVEDTDDTLTVVARFLALLELYREKAVSLEQEEALGELLVRWTGGESDGEPTVTDEFDRPPGTADKDGEEKKAGRGGAEEEQS is encoded by the coding sequence ATGCCCGCGAACGACGACGACTCCTCCACGCCCGGCCGGGGCGCGCGGCGACGCGCGCTGGGCCGGGGCCCGGGGGCGACGAGCCTCCCGGCGCCGGGGCCGGGGGAAGTGCCTGAGCCGGCACTCGGTCCTGAGCCGGCACTCGGTCCTGAGCCGGAGGCCGTGCTTGAGCCGGAGCTTGTTCCTGGGTCAAAGACCGTTCTTGAGTCGGACCTCGTTCCTGAGCCAGAGCCAGAGCCAGAGCCAGAGCCAGAACCTGGACTTCCGGCGGAGTTCGTAGCTGAGTCTGATCCGGGGCCTCAGGAGAAGGCGGCCGGCTCCGACCCGGAATCCGAACCTGAGCAGCCGGTGCCCGATGACGGGCGGTTCAAGGTACGGCTGGCCAACTTCGAGGGGCCCTTCGACCTGCTCCTCCAGCTGATCTCCAGGCACAAGCTGGACGTCACCGAGGTCGCGCTCTCCAAAGTGACCGACGAGTTCATGGTGCACATCCGCGCCATGGGGCCCGAGTGGGATCTCGACCAGACCACCGAGTTCCTCGTCGTCGCCGCCACGCTGCTCGATCTCAAGGCCGCCCGGCTGCTGCCGACCGCCGAGGTCGAGGACGAGGCCGACCTCGCGCTCCTCGAAGCGCGTGACCTCCTGTTCGCCCGGCTGCTCCAGTACCGCGCGTACAAGAAGATCGCCGACATCTTCAGCGAACGGCTCGACGAGGAGGCGCGGCGCTACCCGCGGACCGTCGGTCTCGAGCCGCACCACGCCGAGCTGCTGCCGGAAGTCGTCATCAGCATCGGGGCGGAAGGATTCGCCCGGCTCGCCGTGAAGGCGATGCAGCCCAGGCCGAAGCCCCAGGTGTACGTCGACCACATCCACGCCCCGCTGGTCAGCGTGCGCGAGCAGGCCGGGCTCGTCGTGGCGCGGCTGCGGGAGCTGGGCGAGGCGAGTTTCCGGGTGCTGGTGGAGGACACCGACGACACCCTGACCGTCGTGGCCCGCTTCCTGGCGCTCCTCGAGCTGTACCGGGAGAAGGCCGTCAGCCTGGAGCAGGAGGAGGCCCTGGGGGAGCTTCTCGTGCGCTGGACCGGTGGGGAGAGCGACGGGGAGCCGACGGTCACGGACGAGTTCGACAGGCCTCCCGGGACGGCAGACAAAGACGGTGAAGAGAAGAAGGCCGGGCGGGGCGGGGCGGAGGAGGAGCAGTCATGA
- the scpB gene encoding SMC-Scp complex subunit ScpB, with protein MTGTSGQEAVAGADRVAELDLGPALEAVLMVVDEPATEEHLAKVLDRPRRAVADALRALADEYTVQGRGFELRLVAGGWRFYTRPQYAAAVERFVLDGQQARLTQAALETLAVVAYRQPVSRSRVSAVRGVNCDGVMRTLLQRGLVEEAGAEPETSAILYRTTNYFLERMGLRGLDELPELAPFLPEADAIEAETQEGVPSFDPDAPDAPGYEDADD; from the coding sequence ATGACGGGCACGAGTGGGCAGGAAGCCGTCGCCGGGGCCGACCGGGTCGCCGAGCTGGATCTCGGGCCGGCCCTGGAGGCCGTACTGATGGTCGTCGACGAGCCCGCGACCGAGGAGCACCTCGCGAAGGTCCTGGACCGGCCGCGCAGGGCCGTGGCGGACGCCCTGCGGGCCCTGGCGGACGAGTACACGGTCCAGGGCCGCGGATTCGAGCTGAGGCTCGTGGCGGGCGGCTGGCGGTTCTACACCCGGCCGCAGTACGCGGCGGCGGTCGAACGCTTCGTGCTCGACGGGCAGCAGGCCCGGCTCACCCAGGCGGCTCTGGAGACCCTCGCGGTCGTCGCGTACCGCCAGCCGGTGAGCCGGTCGCGGGTCTCCGCCGTGCGCGGAGTGAACTGTGACGGCGTGATGCGGACCCTCCTCCAGAGGGGCCTCGTCGAGGAGGCGGGCGCGGAACCCGAAACAAGTGCGATCCTGTACAGGACGACGAACTACTTTCTGGAGCGGATGGGCCTGCGCGGCCTGGACGAGCTCCCGGAACTCGCGCCCTTCCTTCCGGAGGCGGACGCGATCGAGGCCGAGACGCAGGAAGGGGTCCCGTCGTTCGACCCGGACGCACCCGATGCACCGGGTTACGAGGACGCAGACGACTAG
- a CDS encoding pseudouridine synthase: MRSSSSGRNSSGNNGGSRGGNSGGRGSSGGGRGGSGGGRGGSGGGGGGGRGNYRGAGNDRDDKQGRPSKPRPEERRYDVSPADGGGGAPRRGRGAAARGGAKGGPRTSQGTGARGGGRSGAPGTSREYDARQEERNRDRYAGRPDIKTPKTFPGAEQEGERLQKVLARAGYGSRRACEELVEQARVEVNGQIVLEQGLRVDPENDEIKVDGLTVATQSHQFFALNKPAGVVSTMEDPDGRQCLGDYTNNRETRLFHVGRLDTETEGIILLTNHGELAHRLTHPKYGVKKTYLAHIVGPIPRDLGKQLKDGIQLEDGYAKADHFRVVEQTGKNYLVEVTLHEGRKHIVRRMLAEAGFPVDKLVRVSFGPIALGDQKSGWLRRLSNTEVGMLMQEVDL; the protein is encoded by the coding sequence ATGCGAAGCAGCAGCAGCGGCAGGAACAGCAGCGGAAACAACGGCGGGAGCCGTGGTGGCAACAGCGGCGGCCGAGGCAGCAGCGGTGGCGGTCGCGGCGGCAGCGGTGGTGGCCGCGGCGGCAGCGGTGGCGGCGGTGGCGGCGGTCGCGGGAACTACCGCGGTGCCGGCAACGACCGTGACGACAAGCAGGGCCGGCCGAGCAAGCCGCGTCCCGAGGAGCGCCGCTACGACGTGAGCCCCGCCGACGGCGGCGGCGGCGCACCGAGGAGGGGCCGCGGCGCGGCAGCGCGTGGCGGCGCCAAGGGCGGCCCCCGCACGTCCCAGGGCACCGGCGCCCGCGGCGGCGGTCGCAGCGGCGCTCCGGGGACCTCTCGGGAGTACGACGCCCGGCAGGAGGAGCGCAACCGCGACCGGTACGCGGGCAGGCCGGACATCAAGACCCCCAAGACCTTCCCGGGCGCCGAGCAGGAGGGCGAGCGGCTCCAGAAGGTGCTGGCGCGGGCCGGTTACGGCTCCCGGCGCGCCTGTGAGGAGCTCGTCGAGCAGGCTCGGGTCGAGGTCAACGGCCAGATCGTGCTGGAGCAGGGGCTGCGTGTCGACCCGGAGAACGACGAGATCAAGGTCGACGGTCTGACCGTGGCGACCCAGTCGCACCAGTTCTTCGCGCTGAACAAGCCGGCCGGTGTCGTCTCCACCATGGAGGACCCCGACGGCCGCCAGTGCCTGGGTGACTACACGAACAACCGCGAGACGCGGCTGTTCCACGTCGGGCGGCTCGACACCGAGACCGAGGGCATCATCCTGCTCACCAACCACGGAGAGCTCGCCCACCGCCTCACCCATCCCAAGTACGGCGTGAAGAAGACCTACCTCGCGCACATCGTGGGTCCGATCCCGCGTGACCTGGGCAAGCAGCTCAAGGACGGCATCCAGCTGGAGGACGGGTACGCGAAGGCGGACCACTTCCGCGTCGTCGAGCAGACCGGCAAGAACTACCTCGTCGAGGTCACCCTGCACGAGGGCCGCAAGCACATCGTGCGGCGCATGCTCGCGGAGGCCGGGTTCCCGGTCGACAAGCTGGTGCGGGTGTCCTTCGGGCCGATCGCGCTGGGCGACCAGAAGTCGGGCTGGCTGCGACGCCTGTCCAACACCGAGGTCGGCATGCTGATGCAGGAGGTCGACCTCTAG
- a CDS encoding NUDIX hydrolase: protein MCVQGYDKYAFEPFAVTVDLAVFTIRDGALRVLLVERGQDPYAGRLALPGGFVLPDESAETAAARELAEETGLSDVTGLHREQLRTYSDPDRDPRMRVVSVAFAALVPDPPEVRGGGDAARADWLPYGTGAYGPLAFDHDRILADAHERVGAGIENTCLATAFCPPEFTLGELRGVYEAVWGAGLDPANFRRKVLATSGFVEPVHGAARLTGGRGKPAALYKAGPATALHPPLLRPPAEGRPS, encoded by the coding sequence GTGTGCGTGCAGGGCTATGACAAGTACGCCTTCGAGCCCTTCGCCGTCACCGTCGATCTGGCCGTCTTCACGATCCGGGACGGCGCGCTGAGGGTGCTGCTCGTCGAGCGGGGGCAGGACCCGTACGCGGGACGCCTGGCGCTGCCCGGCGGCTTCGTCCTGCCCGACGAGTCCGCGGAGACGGCGGCGGCGCGCGAACTGGCCGAGGAGACCGGCCTGTCCGACGTCACCGGGCTGCACCGGGAACAGCTGCGCACCTACAGCGACCCGGACCGCGACCCCCGGATGCGGGTCGTCTCCGTCGCGTTCGCGGCCCTCGTGCCCGACCCGCCCGAGGTGCGCGGGGGCGGTGACGCGGCCCGCGCGGACTGGCTGCCGTACGGCACGGGCGCGTACGGCCCGCTCGCCTTCGACCACGACCGGATCCTCGCCGACGCCCACGAGCGCGTCGGCGCCGGCATCGAGAACACCTGCCTGGCCACGGCCTTCTGCCCGCCCGAGTTCACTCTCGGCGAGCTGCGGGGGGTCTACGAAGCGGTGTGGGGCGCCGGGCTCGATCCCGCGAACTTCCGGCGCAAGGTCCTCGCCACCTCCGGCTTCGTCGAACCCGTACACGGCGCCGCCCGGCTCACCGGCGGCCGCGGCAAGCCCGCCGCGCTCTACAAGGCAGGGCCCGCCACCGCCCTGCACCCGCCCCTGCTCAGGCCCCCCGCGGAAGGACGACCCTCATGA